Proteins from a genomic interval of Heteronotia binoei isolate CCM8104 ecotype False Entrance Well chromosome 5, APGP_CSIRO_Hbin_v1, whole genome shotgun sequence:
- the THG1L gene encoding probable tRNA(His) guanylyltransferase isoform X3: MGKVMNTVLFSKKEVIGLRGDLGFDGRVVLYPSDQNLKDYLSWRQADCHINNLYNTVFWSLVQKSGLTPIQAQKRLQGTLAGDKNEILFSEFNVNYNNEPLMYRKGTVLVWQKVNQVIRKKIKIPKETEEKEVEVTRVKNTPVPLHCDIIGDQFWDQYPEILADDS; the protein is encoded by the exons ATGGGCAAAGTGATGAATACAGTTTTGTTTTCAAAAAAAGAAGTAATTGGTTTAAGAGGCGATCTAG GATTTGATGGACGTGTTGTACTATATCCTAGTGACCAGAATCTAAAGGACTATCTCAGTTGGAGACAGGCTGATT GCCACATTAACAATCTCTACAATACGGTATTTTGGAGTCTTGTACAGAAAAGTGGCTTGACGCCTATACAGGCGCAAAAGAGATTACAG gGAACGCTTGCAGGTGATAAGAATGAAATTTTATTTTCTGAATTCAACGTTAACTACAACAATGAACCGTTAATGTACAGAAAAGGAACAGTTCTAGTGTGGCAAAAG GTAAACCAAGTTattaggaaaaaaattaaaattcccAAAGAAACAGAAGAGAAGGAAGTTGAAGTGACCCGTGTAAAGAATACACCAGTACCTTTGCATTGTGACATCATTGGGGATCAATTCTGGGACCAGTATCCTGAAATTCTAGCTGATGATAGCTGA
- the THG1L gene encoding probable tRNA(His) guanylyltransferase isoform X1 → MLARPGLLRGSTVALGCCARLGCSRVAMAKSKFEYVRDFETDDTCLPNCWVVVRLDGRSFHRFAEQHGFRKPNDDRALHLMNKCAQTVMQELDDIVISYGQSDEYSFVFKKRSNWFKRRSSKFMTHVVSQFAASYVFYWKDYFEDQPLLYPPGFDGRVVLYPSDQNLKDYLSWRQADCHINNLYNTVFWSLVQKSGLTPIQAQKRLQGTLAGDKNEILFSEFNVNYNNEPLMYRKGTVLVWQKVNQVIRKKIKIPKETEEKEVEVTRVKNTPVPLHCDIIGDQFWDQYPEILADDS, encoded by the exons ATGTTGGCGCGGCCTGGGCTTCTTCGTGGCTCCACTGTTGCTCTCGGATGCTGCGCGCGGTTAGGTTGTAGCCGCGTCGCCATGGCAAAGAGCAAGTTCGAATACGTGCGGGACTTCGAAACGGACGATACCTGTTTGCCCAACTGCTGGGTCGTGGTCCGGTTGGACGGCCGTAGCTTCCACCG TTTTGCTGAGCAGCATGGTTTCAGGAAGCCCAATGATGACCGTGCACTTCACTTAATGAACAAATGTGCACAAACAGTAATGCAGGAGCTAGACGATATTGTTATTTCTTATGGGCAAAGTGATGAATACAGTTTTGTTTTCAAAAAAAGAAGTAATTGGTTTAAGAGGCGATCTAG cAAGTTCATGACTCATGTGGTGTCTCAGTTTGCTGCCAGCTATGTTTTCTATTGGAAGGATTACTTTGAGGACCAGCCTCTTTTGTATCCACCAGGATTTGATGGACGTGTTGTACTATATCCTAGTGACCAGAATCTAAAGGACTATCTCAGTTGGAGACAGGCTGATT GCCACATTAACAATCTCTACAATACGGTATTTTGGAGTCTTGTACAGAAAAGTGGCTTGACGCCTATACAGGCGCAAAAGAGATTACAG gGAACGCTTGCAGGTGATAAGAATGAAATTTTATTTTCTGAATTCAACGTTAACTACAACAATGAACCGTTAATGTACAGAAAAGGAACAGTTCTAGTGTGGCAAAAG GTAAACCAAGTTattaggaaaaaaattaaaattcccAAAGAAACAGAAGAGAAGGAAGTTGAAGTGACCCGTGTAAAGAATACACCAGTACCTTTGCATTGTGACATCATTGGGGATCAATTCTGGGACCAGTATCCTGAAATTCTAGCTGATGATAGCTGA
- the THG1L gene encoding probable tRNA(His) guanylyltransferase isoform X2, with protein sequence MTHVVSQFAASYVFYWKDYFEDQPLLYPPGFDGRVVLYPSDQNLKDYLSWRQADCHINNLYNTVFWSLVQKSGLTPIQAQKRLQGTLAGDKNEILFSEFNVNYNNEPLMYRKGTVLVWQKVNQVIRKKIKIPKETEEKEVEVTRVKNTPVPLHCDIIGDQFWDQYPEILADDS encoded by the exons ATGACTCATGTGGTGTCTCAGTTTGCTGCCAGCTATGTTTTCTATTGGAAGGATTACTTTGAGGACCAGCCTCTTTTGTATCCACCAGGATTTGATGGACGTGTTGTACTATATCCTAGTGACCAGAATCTAAAGGACTATCTCAGTTGGAGACAGGCTGATT GCCACATTAACAATCTCTACAATACGGTATTTTGGAGTCTTGTACAGAAAAGTGGCTTGACGCCTATACAGGCGCAAAAGAGATTACAG gGAACGCTTGCAGGTGATAAGAATGAAATTTTATTTTCTGAATTCAACGTTAACTACAACAATGAACCGTTAATGTACAGAAAAGGAACAGTTCTAGTGTGGCAAAAG GTAAACCAAGTTattaggaaaaaaattaaaattcccAAAGAAACAGAAGAGAAGGAAGTTGAAGTGACCCGTGTAAAGAATACACCAGTACCTTTGCATTGTGACATCATTGGGGATCAATTCTGGGACCAGTATCCTGAAATTCTAGCTGATGATAGCTGA